TGACGGCCATGGCCTGCTCGATCGTGGCGTCCAGGTCCTCCTCGCGGTCGCAGCGCAGCCCGAGGCAGCCGTAGGCCTCGGCGAGCTTGACGAAGTCCGGGACCCGGATGGTGTCGTGGCCGGTGTTCAGGTCCGTGTTGGAGTACCGGGACTCGTAGAACAGCGTCTGCCACTGGCGCACCATGCCGAGGGAGGAGTTGTTGATGACCGCGACCTTGATCGGGATGTCGTTGATCAGGCAGGTCGCCAGTTCCTGGTTGGTCATCTGGAAGCAGCCGTCGCCGTCGATCGCCCAGACCACGCGGTCCGGGTCCCCGACCTTGGCGCCCATGGCCGCCGGCACGGCGAAGCCCATGGTGCCCAGCCCGGCCGAGTTCAGCCACTGGTGCGGCCGCTCGTAGCGGATGAACTGGCTGGCCCACATCTGGTGCTGGCCCACGCCGGCCACGTACACGGCCTCCGGGCCGGAGTGGGCGTCGAGGCGCTCGATGACCTTCTGCGGGGACATCAGCCCGTCCGCGGTGGGCGTGTAGCCCATCGGGTAGGTCTCGCGCAGCCGGTCCAGCACGGTCCACCACTCGCCGAGGTCGGGGGCGCCGGCCTCCTCGCGCAGGTCGCGCACCGCCGCGGTCAGCTCGGGGATGATCTCCTTGACGGAGCCGACGATCGGCACGTCCGCGGTCCGGTTCTTCGAGATCTCGGCCGGGTCGATGTCCGCGTGGATGACCTTGGCCCGCGGCGCGAAGCTGGACAGCAGCCCGGTGACGCGGTCGTCGAAGCGGGCCCCGAGGGTGATCAGCAGGTCGGACATCTGCAGCGCGGAGACGGCGGCCACGGAGCCGTGCATGCCCGGCATGCCCAGGTGCTGGCGGTGCGAGTCCGGGAACACGCCCCGCGCGGTGAGCGTGGTGACCACGGGGGCGCCGGTCAGCTCGGCCAGCTCGGCCAGCTCGGCGCTGGCGTGGCCGCGGGAGACGCCGCCGCCCACGTAGAGCACGGGGCGCTCGGCGTGCTGGATGAGCCGGGCCGCCTCGCGGACCTGCTTCGAGTGCCCGCGCACGACCGGGCGGTAGCCGGGCAGGTCGATCCGCGGCGGCCAGGAGAACTCCATCTGCGCCTGCTGGGCGTCCTTGGCCACGTCCACCAGCACGGGGCCGGGCCGGCCGGTCGTGGCGATGTGGAAGGCCTCGGCCAGCGCCTGCGGGATGTCCTGGGCCTTGGTCACCAGGCGGGAGTGCTTGGTGATCGGCATCGTGATGCCGACGATGTCCGCCTCCTGGAAGGCGTCCGTGCCGATGGCGCTCGAGGAGACCTGGCCGGTGATGAACACGCAGGCCTCGGAGTCCATGTGGGCGTCCGCGATCGCGGTGACGAGGTTCGTGGCGCCCGGGCCCGAGGTGGCGATCGCCACGCCGGGCCGGCCGGTGGCCAGGTAGTACCCCTGGGCCGCGTGCCCGGCGCCCTGCTCGTGGCGCACGAGGACGTGGCGGATGGTCGGGGAGTCCATCAGCGGGTCGTAGGTGGGCAGGATCGCCCCGCCCGGGAGGCCGAAGACGTCGGTGACGCCGAGCTCCTCCAGGGACCTGACGATGGCCTGCGAACCGGTCATGGCGACCGGTTCGACGACGCGGTTGGGCCCGGGGACCAGGCTCTCGCTCGGGGAGTCGTTCCGGTCCCGCTGGTCGCGGGGCGCATGGGACGTCATCACCGACGGGGTGATGCGGGATCCGTTACTCATTGCTGTGCCTTCTTGCCTCGTACTGGCGTGTCCGGTGTACGGCTGTGTACCTCTGGTGCCCGTCGCGGGTGTCCCCCGTGGCGTCCGCCTGCCGGCGGAGCAGTCCGTGGCGCCGATGTGGTGGCCGGCGCCATGCTTGCTGTCCAACAAAAAGACCCCGGGGGCGGCCGGTCGGCTCGCTCGGGGTCTCGCGCGTGGCGGCGGGCGGACCCGCCGGCCGAACCGTGGTTCAGGCCCCGCGCTGGCTGACGACGACTAGTCGCATGTCGGACATGTGCATCAGTATTCCCGAGCGGTCGGCCGGGTGCCAATCGCCCCCGCCCGTGTCTCACATCGTGAGACGGGTGTCCGCTCCGTGGACAGCGCCGGGGTGCGGCGCCGCCCACGGAGCGGGCCGGCTCAGCCCAGGTACGCGCCCTCGGCGGCGGAGTGGACGAGCTTGGCGTACTTGCCCAGCACACCCGTGGTGAACTTCGGCGGCAGGGGCTCCCAGTCCGCGCGGCGCCCGGCCAGCTCGTCCTCCGGCACCAGCAGGTCCAGGGTGCGCGCGGCGATGTCCACGCGGATCCGGTCCCCGTCGCGCACGAAGGCGATGGGGCCGCCGTCGGCGGCCTCCGGGGCGATGTGGCCGATGCACAGGCCGGTCGTCCCGCCCGAGAACCGGCCGTCGGTGAGCAGCAGGACGTCCTTGCCCAGGCCCG
This genomic window from Citricoccus sp. SGAir0253 contains:
- a CDS encoding acetolactate synthase large subunit, producing the protein MTSHAPRDQRDRNDSPSESLVPGPNRVVEPVAMTGSQAIVRSLEELGVTDVFGLPGGAILPTYDPLMDSPTIRHVLVRHEQGAGHAAQGYYLATGRPGVAIATSGPGATNLVTAIADAHMDSEACVFITGQVSSSAIGTDAFQEADIVGITMPITKHSRLVTKAQDIPQALAEAFHIATTGRPGPVLVDVAKDAQQAQMEFSWPPRIDLPGYRPVVRGHSKQVREAARLIQHAERPVLYVGGGVSRGHASAELAELAELTGAPVVTTLTARGVFPDSHRQHLGMPGMHGSVAAVSALQMSDLLITLGARFDDRVTGLLSSFAPRAKVIHADIDPAEISKNRTADVPIVGSVKEIIPELTAAVRDLREEAGAPDLGEWWTVLDRLRETYPMGYTPTADGLMSPQKVIERLDAHSGPEAVYVAGVGQHQMWASQFIRYERPHQWLNSAGLGTMGFAVPAAMGAKVGDPDRVVWAIDGDGCFQMTNQELATCLINDIPIKVAVINNSSLGMVRQWQTLFYESRYSNTDLNTGHDTIRVPDFVKLAEAYGCLGLRCDREEDLDATIEQAMAVNDRPVVVDFVVSRDSMVWPMVPAGVSNDEIQVARDMTPDWDEED